The nucleotide sequence CATCATGGGCATGGGCTTTAAAAAGAAAAAAGAAATGCGGGAAGCCGGTTTACTTTAATCATGTAAAAAGAGGGTGCGACGAATCGCATCCTCTTTTATTTTAACCGAATATAGTCCGATAACATAATATTGTGTATCGACGGATTGGCTGCGATGAATGTGTCTTGCTTGAGCAAATTTGCGGCTTCTCCTCTGAAATTGGTCATGACCGCCCCTACTTCTCCTGCAATCACGGCGCCTCCCGCAATATCCCAAGGAGACAGCCTCATCGATACATAGGCATCTATGCGGCCGCTCGCCAGGAAGGCCAGTTCAAGTGCTGCTGAACCATAGGACCGCGTACCGCGTACAGTTTGGACAAGCCGGATTGCTGCTTCATGGTCCAAATACCGGTTTGGCGCCAGCCAGCTGGCATTGATGGCGACAATCGATTCGACAATGGAAGTGTCAATCAGCGGCTTCAATTTTTCATCGTTATAATAAGCACCTTCCCCACGCACTGCATAATACAAATCATCATTGACAACATCGTATATGTATCCAAGCTGGCCTGTGCCGCTTTCATAAACACCAAGGGAAATCGCAAAATTGCGCTTCTGATGAACAAAATTCATCGTACCGTCAATCGGATCAAGCATCCAGACAATGCCTTCCAGGTCCTGAATATCGTCGCCAAACCCTTCTTCCCCAAAAATGCGGTGACCGGGATAATCCCGGCGTATCCGTTGAATAAAAAATTGTTCAATTTCTTTATCAATATTCGTCACCAAATCATTGGCATCGGACTTCGTTTCAATCGTAATATCGCTGACAAACGAATTCCGGATGCGATGCCCCGCTTCTTTAATCAATGATTTAATGTATAAATCCATTGCATGCAATTCCATATGCCCGCCTCCTTGTTTCTATCCATTATAACGAAAAAGGCGCCTACTGTCTGTTCACAGTAAGCGCCTTTATGTGATGGTTTTGTCAGAGCGCATGAAGTGCCTCCAGTTCTACATATATTTCGTGGAGCCGTTTTTTGCTTTTATCTGCTCCACGGCTGTCTTTAAGCTGCATCGCATCATACAACGAAGCAAGTTCATAATCAAGTTCAAGCTTCAAGACATTGATATACTCTTTTTCTATTTCGGCTTTACGAATGATTTGAATCATCTGTTTCATAATAAGCACCCCTTTCTCTCCACATTTCGATAATTCAGAATTTTATAATTGCTGTTAATTATCCTTACCCCATTGGCGACTAGGAAAAACTTATTTATACTCTTTCTTCCCAAAGTTCGTTAAAATGAAACCTGTGAATAGACGAAGGAGGAAATAAAATTGACGCCATATTGGAATGAACAGGATTTTGAAGTATTTGATACACCTGGCCTTGAAGCCCGAATGGAACTGCTGATAGAACGGGTGCGCCCGAAATTCGAGGAATTGGGCAGCCATTATTCTTCATTTTTTTCAGCCACAACCGGAGATGAGTTTTTTCCGCATGTAGCGAAGCATATGCGCCGTACGGTAAATCCGCCAAATGATAGCTGGGTGGCTTTTGCGCCGCATAAAAGAGGCTATAAAGCGGTTCCCCACTTTCAGATCGGTTTATGGAACAGCCATGTTTTTATCATATTGGCGGTTATATACGAAGCCCCAAATAAAACGGCGATGGCGCATAACTTATTGGACGAAGAAGCAATTGCCGCTTTGCCGGAAGGTTTTGTCGTATCGGGTGACCACATGAAACCGGATGCGGCTCCATTGGCCGAAATGACAGATGGCGAGTTGAACAAACTGATTGTCCGTCTGCGGGATGTTAAAAAAGGCGAATTTGTGATCGGCCGCCATATTCTAAAAGAAGAAGCCATTAAAATGAGCGAAGAAGAGTTCAAAGAATTTGCTGAAGAAACCTTTGCAGCTCTTTTGCCTGTTTATAAGACCCTCTTACAGAAAGAAAAAATGCCGCAGCGCTGAGCTGGGGCATTTTTCTTTTGTTCTACTATTTATATTAGCAGACTTATCTTTTTTTAATTTTGATGACATCGCTGTCGTTTTTGGCTTTCATTTCTTTGATCACCGGAAAACTGGCGTAGCCGCTTTCTTCTTCAAATTCACGGAAATACGTTTTCTCTTCCGCGATGGAAGGGACGATTTCTTTAAACCGGCGGTAACGCGCCATGATATTGTCCCGTTTGATCCCTTTTTCGTAAGCCATTTCAATTCCCTCGAAAAATGTTACGACGTCAATGATTTCATCTGTTGTCCAGTCGATAGAAAACGGATAAGAATAATCCATCTTTCATCCCTACTTTCATGGTGTAATCGCCCATCTTTTGCGGATTTCTCCAGCTTCGCCGACCATCCGGCCCAGCAGTTCCGCTACAGTCGGCACGTCTTTGATCAAGCCGGTGACTTGGCCGGCCCAGCCAAACCCTTCATCCAGGTTTCCTTCATATATATATCTTTTATTCGCCTCGCCGCTGACATAATTGCGCAATGCTTCATAATTTGGCGTAGCAGCTTCAATTTCAAGAATTTTATCGGTCCAGCTGTTTTTCAAAGTCCGGGCAGGCGAACCGATGCTTTTCTTAATAATAACCGTATCGCTTTCCGTGCTGTCAATCAATGCTTTTTTATAAACTTCTGAAGCATGGACACATTCTCGTGTAGCAATAAAACGGGTTCCCATCTCAATGCCCTCTGCGCCAAGCGCATGAGCAGCCATCCAGCCTCTGCCGTCTCCGATGCCGCCTGAAGCAATGACCGGGATTGAGACAGCGTCCACCACTTGCGGAATCAGTACCATCGTTCCGATGTCGTCCCGCCCTAAATGGCCGCCGCCTTCGTGCCCGACAACCATGACAGCATCCGCGCCTAGCTCTTCCGCTTTTTGCGCTTGGCGCCTCGCTGCGACAAGCACCAATTTTTTAATCGGAGTGCCTTTCAATTGATCGAAAATCGGCGTCGGATTTCCTCCGGTCATCGATACGACCGGCACATTTTCTTCAATCGCCACTTCCAGCATGTGTGAAAATGCCCGGCCGTGTTCGCCAATGGCAAAATTGACGCCAAATGGCCGGTCTGTCAATTGACGCACTTTCCGGATCTCCTCCCGCAGCATTTCCGGAGACGATAAACTCATGGCCGTAATCTGGCCGAGCCCTCCTGCATTTGAAACGGCAGCCGCTAATTCCGCATATGCCAAATATGCGAGCCCTCCTTGAACAATCGGCAGCTCTGTCCCCAATAAGTCTGTTACCCGTGTTTTAAAATTCATCTAATGTATTCCCTCCCCTTCATTTTCTGTATTCGATAGAACCACCCGAATTCCTTTTATTTTTATAGTATAGCTTTGCGCAACGTGCTATAATTCTTCTTGTTTTCATTTTTATAAAGTGAGGTGGGTTACCATTGTCTCAATTAGAAACTCCGTTATTCGATGCGCTCCTAAAGCACCGTAACCGGCACCCAATACAATTCCATATTCCTGGACATAAAAAAGGGCAAGGCGTCGATCCGGCTTTCCGGGAATTTGTCGGCGATAATGTTTTATCCATCGACTTAATCAATATTGCACCTTTAGATGATCTTCATTCACCGAAAGGCGCCATTAAACAAGCTCAAGAATTGGCTGCCCAAGCATTCGGGGCCGATTATACGTTCTTTTCCGTCCAAGGAACAAGCGGTGCCATCATGACGATGATTTTAAGCGTCGTTGGCCCGAATGACAAAATCCTGGTTCCGCGAAACGTCCATAAATCAATTATGTCCGCTATCGTATTTGCCGGCGCGATTCCGATTTTTATCCATCCGGAAGTTGATACGGAGCTGGGCATTTCCCATGGCATTTCAGCTGAAGCTGTTGAAAAGGCTTTGGCAGAATATCCGGACGCTAAAGCCGTGCTCGTCATCAATCCGACGTATTTCGGCGTAGCAGCTGATTTAAAACGCATCGTGGACATTGCGCATAGCCGCGATATTCCCGTATTGGTCGACGAAGCACACGGCGTCCACATCCATTTCCACAAGTCGCTCCCTGTATCCGCGATGGCTGCGGGCGCTGATATGGCGGCCACTTCCGTCCATAAACTGGGCGGCTCCATGACGCAGAGTTCAGTATTGAATGTGCGTGAAGGGCTGGTTTCAGCAAAACGCGTCCAGTCGACGCTTTCCATGCTGACCACCACTTCCACATCGTATCCGATTCTGGCGTCGCTCGATACAGCCCGCCGACAGCTGGCGATCCATGGCTACGATTTGATCGACCAGGCAATCCGGCTGGCGCAGGATGCACGCAAGCGGATCAATAAGATCCCTCATTTATACTGTGTCGGCAAAGAGATTTTAAATACGTCCGCTACCTACGACATGGATCCGACGAAACTGCTGATCAGTGTCAAAAACCTGGGCATTACAGGCCATCAAGCAGAAGAATGGCTGAGAGAAAATGCCAACATTGAAATTGAATTGTCCGATCTCTATAACATCCTTGCCTTGGTGACAATCGGGGATACGCGCAAAGAGCTCAATCTTTTGATTAACGCTTTGCAGCGGATGAGCAAGGCGTTTGAAAGCGAAGCCGCTATCATTGAACCAGCGGTGCTGCTGCCGGATATTCCGCGGCTTGCCATGACGCCAAGAGATGCTTTTTATGCCACAACGGAAGTCATTTCCATCGAAGATGCGGTTGGCCGCATTTCGGCTGAATTCATCATGGTTTATCCACCAGGCATTCCGATTTTCATCCCTGGAGAAATCATTACGCAAGAAAACATCAATTATATCGATATGAACGTGAAGGCAGGGCTTCCGGTCCAAGGGCCTGAAGACGATACGTTGAAAAAGCTGCGCGTCATAAAAGAGCAGCAAGCGATTCGTTAAAATACAAAAAAGGCCAGGGAGTTTTTGACTCCCTGGCCTTTTTCTCTATTTTACACCTTCTATTTCAGCAGGTTCGATAAAGGAATACCCTTTCGCTCGTAAGCCTTCAATAATGCCGGGCAGTGCTTGGGCTGTCCATTCCCGGTCATGCATCAGCAAATTCGCGCCGTTCCGCAGCAATTCGGTATTTACCATGACGTCTGTCAAAGCAGCAGCATCCATGTATTGTTTTTCCCAATCGTAGCCATATGTCCAGTTCATCAGCAGCATGCCTTCCTGCGCAACCAATGCTTTGCTGTAATCTGTATTCGAGCCGTTTGGCGCCCTGAAAAACTTTGGCTTTTCTCCAATTATCTCCTCGACTGCTTCGCTCAGCGATAAAATTTCTTCCTGCTGCTGCTCTTCGCCAATCGTTTTTAAATTGTTGTGGTTATAGGTATGGTTGCCAATAGCAAAGCCCATCTCGTGAATTTTTTTCAGGTTCGCTTTTTCTTCATCGCTGTCCAAAAAATGGCCGTTGACAAAGAAAATGGCTGGCACGTCCAGTTCTTTAAGAGCAGCCGCCATTTCTATGGAATGGTCTGCCGGTGCATCATCAATCGTAATCAATATAGCTTCTGCAGGGGCATCACCAATCGGCTCGATATTCCACGTCGCCGGATTGAGGCGATATTTTGGTTCAGCTGCCAATTCAGCAGGTTCTTCCGCCTTCTCTGCCGGGACTTCCGTCTGCACCACTTCAGTTTTTTCTTCTGGATCTTTTTCAGTAGTTTCGGGAACGGCCTGTTCAGTGTCAGGCGTTTCTTTTTCCTTCTCCGGCTCGGCATTTTCTGCATTGCAGGCTGTTAAAAGAGCCAATGCGGCAGCCAGTAGAAACCATTTCGTATGTACCATGTTTTCTCTCCTATCCATTTTCTTCATTGAACAAATTTTACCATAAGCGGACAACAGAAAAAAGAAGCCCTGCATAAGTAGCTGCAGGGCTTCTTTTACTATTACTTAATGATATGGATTGGAGTTCCTAGAGCTACTTCTGCAGCTTCCATAGTAATCTCAGCCAATGTCGGGTGAGCATGGATTGTCATCGCGATATCTTCAACTGTCATACCTGCTTCGATAGCAAGGCCAAGTTCAGCGATCATATCTGATGCGCCAGCTCCCACGATGTGAGCGCCAAGAAGCAATCCGTCCGATTTACGTGAAACCAATTTCACGAAACCATCTGGAGCATTCAATGACAATGCACGGCCGTTTGCGCCGAATGGGAATTTAGCAGCAGTGATTTCAAATCCTTCAGTTTTCGCTTGCTCTTCAGTTAAACCGACGCTTGCAAGTTCCGGATCTGTAAAGCATACTGCTGGAATTGCCAAGTAATCGACAACTGATTTTTCTCCTGCAATCGCTTCTGCAGCTACTTTGCCTTCGTATGATGCTTTGTGCGCCAATTGAAGACCGGCAACAACGTCACCGATTGCATAGATGTTCGAAATGCTTGTACGGCATTGTTTGTCGACTTCGATCAAACCACGTTCAGACATTTTAAGGC is from Planococcus liqunii and encodes:
- a CDS encoding inositol monophosphatase family protein, with product MELHAMDLYIKSLIKEAGHRIRNSFVSDITIETKSDANDLVTNIDKEIEQFFIQRIRRDYPGHRIFGEEGFGDDIQDLEGIVWMLDPIDGTMNFVHQKRNFAISLGVYESGTGQLGYIYDVVNDDLYYAVRGEGAYYNDEKLKPLIDTSIVESIVAINASWLAPNRYLDHEAAIRLVQTVRGTRSYGSAALELAFLASGRIDAYVSMRLSPWDIAGGAVIAGEVGAVMTNFRGEAANLLKQDTFIAANPSIHNIMLSDYIRLK
- a CDS encoding YktB family protein, whose translation is MTPYWNEQDFEVFDTPGLEARMELLIERVRPKFEELGSHYSSFFSATTGDEFFPHVAKHMRRTVNPPNDSWVAFAPHKRGYKAVPHFQIGLWNSHVFIILAVIYEAPNKTAMAHNLLDEEAIAALPEGFVVSGDHMKPDAAPLAEMTDGELNKLIVRLRDVKKGEFVIGRHILKEEAIKMSEEEFKEFAEETFAALLPVYKTLLQKEKMPQR
- a CDS encoding NAD(P)H-dependent flavin oxidoreductase; translated protein: MNFKTRVTDLLGTELPIVQGGLAYLAYAELAAAVSNAGGLGQITAMSLSSPEMLREEIRKVRQLTDRPFGVNFAIGEHGRAFSHMLEVAIEENVPVVSMTGGNPTPIFDQLKGTPIKKLVLVAARRQAQKAEELGADAVMVVGHEGGGHLGRDDIGTMVLIPQVVDAVSIPVIASGGIGDGRGWMAAHALGAEGIEMGTRFIATRECVHASEVYKKALIDSTESDTVIIKKSIGSPARTLKNSWTDKILEIEAATPNYEALRNYVSGEANKRYIYEGNLDEGFGWAGQVTGLIKDVPTVAELLGRMVGEAGEIRKRWAITP
- a CDS encoding UPF0223 family protein, which encodes MDYSYPFSIDWTTDEIIDVVTFFEGIEMAYEKGIKRDNIMARYRRFKEIVPSIAEEKTYFREFEEESGYASFPVIKEMKAKNDSDVIKIKKR
- a CDS encoding aminotransferase class I/II-fold pyridoxal phosphate-dependent enzyme, giving the protein MSQLETPLFDALLKHRNRHPIQFHIPGHKKGQGVDPAFREFVGDNVLSIDLINIAPLDDLHSPKGAIKQAQELAAQAFGADYTFFSVQGTSGAIMTMILSVVGPNDKILVPRNVHKSIMSAIVFAGAIPIFIHPEVDTELGISHGISAEAVEKALAEYPDAKAVLVINPTYFGVAADLKRIVDIAHSRDIPVLVDEAHGVHIHFHKSLPVSAMAAGADMAATSVHKLGGSMTQSSVLNVREGLVSAKRVQSTLSMLTTTSTSYPILASLDTARRQLAIHGYDLIDQAIRLAQDARKRINKIPHLYCVGKEILNTSATYDMDPTKLLISVKNLGITGHQAEEWLRENANIEIELSDLYNILALVTIGDTRKELNLLINALQRMSKAFESEAAIIEPAVLLPDIPRLAMTPRDAFYATTEVISIEDAVGRISAEFIMVYPPGIPIFIPGEIITQENINYIDMNVKAGLPVQGPEDDTLKKLRVIKEQQAIR
- a CDS encoding polysaccharide deacetylase family protein, whose product is MVHTKWFLLAAALALLTACNAENAEPEKEKETPDTEQAVPETTEKDPEEKTEVVQTEVPAEKAEEPAELAAEPKYRLNPATWNIEPIGDAPAEAILITIDDAPADHSIEMAAALKELDVPAIFFVNGHFLDSDEEKANLKKIHEMGFAIGNHTYNHNNLKTIGEEQQQEEILSLSEAVEEIIGEKPKFFRAPNGSNTDYSKALVAQEGMLLMNWTYGYDWEKQYMDAAALTDVMVNTELLRNGANLLMHDREWTAQALPGIIEGLRAKGYSFIEPAEIEGVK